A stretch of DNA from Candidatus Flexicrinis affinis:
CGCCGGCAACCTTGAACTTCTCGCGGTTGCCGTTGTGGCTCGCCATCAGCAGGTCTTTGGCGATGATCACACCCTTGATGTTGTCGATGCTCTCTTCATAGACCGGCATGCGCGAATAGCCCGACTCATAGAAGCGGCGGCCCAGTTCGCTCACCGGCGTCTTGGCTTCGACCGCGGCGATGTCGATGCGCGGCACCATCAATTCGCTGGCCTTGGTCTCGTCCAGCGTCAAGACGGAGTAGATCATCTCCTTTTCGCCCTCGCCAATCGCGCCGCCGGCCTGACCGGCGTCGACCAGCGTCATGATCTCTTCCTCGGTTACGCGGTTGACCAGTTCGGCGCTGCCGAACAAGCCGGAGACCGCGGTGCCGAGCGCCTCGAGGACGCCGGTTACCGGCGCCAGCACAATCACCAGTGCGCGAAGCGGGTTTACCAACCACAGCGCGAAGCGGTCGGCGTGCAGCGTGGCGACTGCTTCCGGCACAAGATCGCCGAGTGCGAGCGTCAGCAGCACGGTGATGACACCGGTCAGCAGAAGCGCAAGCCATTCCGGCATCGAGGCGGGCTGACCGACCACCAGCGACAACGCGAGGCCGGCGATGATCACCTGCAGCGTGGTGGTGCTGAGCATCATCGTCAGGTGCAAGCGCTCGGGGTGGGCGTTGAGTTGAAGCACGCGTTTAGCACGCAAATTGCCGTTTTCGGCAAGCTCCTGCATCCGCTTATGCCTTGCGTTGGCAATCGCGCCCTTAGCCAGCACGATGGTGGCGTGGAGCATCAGGGCGAGGATGAGGAGTAGGATGGTACTGCCACTGTCCAAATGGATTATCCTTGGCTAGCCGGCGACGGGCGCCAAACGCAAAAAGCCGCGAGATGCGCGGCGTGCGAATGACGATTTGCGACTGCGGGGAGGCAGGGCGCTAGTTAAGCGTCGTCGGGGGAGGGGTTCGGGCGGTTGGCTCGACATGATTGGCCTCAGGCAAATGAGGCCCGCTACATAAACGATTTTTGCATTGTAGCAGAGCCTCCGCCTCAGCGCAACCGGGGGCACCAAGGCTTTAAGTACTGTTTACCCGGAGTTAACCGCCAATTGAACCCGGCAGACGTCAGGTTTCAGTCATCAATTTCGAATGACGTTCGGCGTATCGAGGGGGAATTGGAATGCGCAGGCGATCCTTTCGTGGCTCAATCCAGCAGCGCGTCCGCGTAGTGGCGCAGCGAGCGTTGATACCGTTCGTAGAACTCTGGCGCATCGACGGTCATGTGGATCATCAGCGCGAGCGCCTCGGCGGGCTTGCCGGCGGAGTGCAGCGCCAGCGCCAGAAACGCCTTAAGCGCGCGGTGATCGGGGAAGCGTTCGACGCCTTCGCGCAAGGTCTGTACCGCCGCCTCATGCTGGCCGAGGTTGCGCAGCGAACTGCCCAACTGCACGGCGACCTGAGGCAGCACGGCGTCCGGCAGGCTGAGCGCGATCGCGCGCCGGTAGTACGGCACGGCCTCGGCCTCGTAGCCCGCGAAGTCGTACGCGCCGCCGGTCTCGAACTGCACCATGGCGTCGTCGGGATACTCGGCCGCCAGCGCAAGGAAGTAGTCGATCGCCTGCTGCTCGGTGCCGTCCTGCTCAAGTGCGCGCCCCTCGGCGATGCGCCGCGTGATCGTGTCGTCGTTCATGTCAATGTGCGCCTCCGGGCTAACAAGCCGATCCCTGCCGCAGCCAGTG
This window harbors:
- a CDS encoding HlyC/CorC family transporter, with translation MDSGSTILLLILALMLHATIVLAKGAIANARHKRMQELAENGNLRAKRVLQLNAHPERLHLTMMLSTTTLQVIIAGLALSLVVGQPASMPEWLALLLTGVITVLLTLALGDLVPEAVATLHADRFALWLVNPLRALVIVLAPVTGVLEALGTAVSGLFGSAELVNRVTEEEIMTLVDAGQAGGAIGEGEKEMIYSVLTLDETKASELMVPRIDIAAVEAKTPVSELGRRFYESGYSRMPVYEESIDNIKGVIIAKDLLMASHNGNREKFKVAGDLLRPAVFVPETKAANELLKDLRAKRVHMAIVVDEYGGTAGLVTIEDLLEQIVGEIHDEYDEDEEAEAVPLGENAWRMTATIDVDDVNALLDVRLDTDESDTLGGLIYSNLGRVPLLGESVELTKHVSVIVDKVDGRRIRSVIVRRLFPDEEDTESRDELPVDRRDGTTPQAAVES
- a CDS encoding tetratricopeptide repeat protein, which encodes MNDDTITRRIAEGRALEQDGTEQQAIDYFLALAAEYPDDAMVQFETGGAYDFAGYEAEAVPYYRRAIALSLPDAVLPQVAVQLGSSLRNLGQHEAAVQTLREGVERFPDHRALKAFLALALHSAGKPAEALALMIHMTVDAPEFYERYQRSLRHYADALLD